From Actinoplanes oblitus, a single genomic window includes:
- a CDS encoding YveK family protein, with translation MDLGEILRILRNRWYIVVPMLALAVGLGLGTYVLVPNTYTTYTMVSLLAAPTTSKAAAVDTGQDNPFLNFNGSLVATADFLGRRLQSSDTVLQLKAAGITEEYTVALAENAQGPFLTITLTGGATKEHVLASANQLVKVADTTLTEIQKQNNVAEKDRITLIQVIPPQKPETESKEKLKLVIVAGGGTAALAFVLTFVVESIARARRRKRLGGEEVTTAAGAAAAGPDIEGTMVLQLPPKPKAAVAPVAPPQRPLPPKDEPIADAEKTQRLRLPSRPVGSPPQDNRKQPGQGAPQQRSGGAPRTGAATTYQSNGGDRRGQDAGRVNGS, from the coding sequence GTGGACCTCGGCGAGATCCTGCGCATCCTGCGCAACCGCTGGTACATCGTCGTGCCGATGCTGGCGCTGGCGGTGGGCCTCGGCCTGGGCACCTACGTCCTGGTGCCGAACACCTACACGACCTACACGATGGTCAGTCTGCTGGCCGCCCCGACCACGAGCAAGGCCGCCGCCGTCGACACCGGCCAGGACAACCCGTTCCTCAACTTCAACGGCTCGCTGGTGGCGACCGCCGACTTCCTCGGCCGCCGGCTGCAGTCCTCCGACACCGTGCTGCAGCTGAAGGCCGCCGGGATCACCGAGGAGTACACGGTCGCCCTGGCCGAGAACGCACAGGGCCCGTTCCTCACCATCACGCTGACCGGCGGCGCGACCAAGGAGCACGTGCTCGCCTCGGCCAACCAGCTGGTGAAGGTCGCCGACACCACGCTCACCGAGATCCAGAAGCAGAACAACGTCGCCGAGAAGGACCGGATCACTTTGATCCAGGTCATCCCGCCGCAGAAACCCGAGACGGAGAGCAAGGAGAAGCTCAAGCTGGTCATCGTGGCCGGCGGCGGCACCGCGGCGCTCGCCTTCGTGCTGACCTTCGTGGTGGAGAGCATCGCCCGGGCCCGGCGGCGCAAGCGGCTCGGCGGTGAAGAGGTGACCACGGCAGCCGGCGCGGCGGCCGCGGGCCCGGACATCGAGGGCACCATGGTGCTGCAGCTGCCACCGAAACCGAAGGCCGCCGTCGCCCCGGTGGCGCCGCCGCAGCGGCCGCTGCCGCCGAAGGACGAACCGATCGCCGACGCCGAGAAGACCCAGCGGCTGCGGCTCCCGTCCCGGCCGGTGGGCAGCCCGCCGCAGGACAACCGCAAGCAGCCGGGCCAGGGCGCGCCGCAGCAGCGCTCCGGCGGGGCGCCTCGGACCGGAGCCGCCACGACCTACCAGTCGAACGGCGGGGACCGTAGGGGTCAGGATGCCGGCCGCGTCAACGGCAGCTGA
- a CDS encoding glycosyltransferase: protein MTSVVIAAHNEAAVIGRCLDTLLADARPGEFDVTVAANGCTDDTVAVAAARGVRVLDLPEPGKPGALNAADAVASGFPRVYLDADVMVSTDGLRALAAAARDRTPAATARRELDLTGRPLLVRAYFSVHRHLPALRTGLFGRGVIVLSEAGRARFTRFPDMVADDLFVDSLFTVDEKTQVASVSSLVATPRRTRDLIRRLIRVRAGNAAMRAAAARGQITADVRPAGRSSWLKDVVLRRPWLAPAAVCYAGITLYAAGQAKRRPDTGWGRDESSRIQEESRA, encoded by the coding sequence GTGACCAGCGTCGTCATCGCCGCGCACAACGAGGCAGCGGTGATCGGCCGCTGCCTCGACACGCTGCTGGCCGACGCGCGTCCCGGCGAGTTCGACGTGACGGTGGCCGCCAACGGCTGCACCGACGACACCGTCGCCGTGGCGGCGGCCCGTGGCGTACGCGTCCTCGATCTCCCGGAGCCCGGCAAACCCGGCGCGCTCAATGCGGCCGACGCCGTCGCGTCCGGTTTTCCGCGCGTCTATCTGGACGCCGACGTCATGGTGAGCACCGACGGCCTGCGCGCGCTGGCCGCCGCGGCGCGGGACCGGACCCCGGCCGCCACCGCCCGCCGCGAGCTGGACCTCACCGGACGGCCGCTGCTGGTCCGGGCGTACTTCAGCGTCCACCGGCACCTGCCGGCGCTGCGGACCGGCCTGTTCGGCCGCGGCGTGATCGTGTTGTCCGAGGCCGGGCGCGCCCGCTTCACCCGGTTCCCGGACATGGTGGCCGACGACCTGTTCGTCGACTCGCTGTTCACTGTGGACGAGAAGACCCAGGTGGCGTCCGTGTCGTCGCTGGTGGCGACCCCGCGCAGGACGCGGGATCTGATCCGCCGGCTGATCCGGGTGCGGGCGGGCAACGCGGCGATGCGGGCGGCCGCCGCCCGCGGTCAGATCACCGCCGACGTACGCCCGGCCGGCCGCTCCTCCTGGCTCAAGGATGTGGTGCTGCGCCGCCCGTGGCTCGCGCCCGCCGCCGTCTGCTACGCCGGCATCACGCTGTACGCCGCCGGTCAGGCCAAGCGCCGCCCGGACACCGGCTGGGGCCGTGACGAGTCCTCCCGGATCCAGGAGGAGTCGCGTGCCTGA
- a CDS encoding glycosyltransferase family 4 protein, giving the protein MANLPAEKDRRVIRECLSLEAAGFDVTVIAPRGDRGLKVLPGSQRTRLRPYPVLLYGSGFVSFAGEFLWSFVWITIRLLGEIFRGRAQAVQVCNPPDVYFPLALLVRALGKPWVFDHHDLSPEVYISRGGDPNPLVSRLLVAFEWLTLRTATAVFATNESFKENAVRRGVDADKVTVVRNGPAHAEIAGKAGPDGARADGPHRVVYLGVFGPQDNVEGAVLAAEELIRLRGRTGWRMVLAGDGETAAALRELATARGLTDVVEFTGWLNGPEVDALLRDATVAIQPDLPTRMNQLSTMAKTVEYLGRGVPVVAVDLIETRASVGDAGLYVKTGDPAEFAEAINTLLDDAALREHMHRVGKERFRDFLSWEHQAEKYVAVWRRLLKVPAATIPGQRRPVGETTPADVP; this is encoded by the coding sequence GTGGCCAACCTGCCCGCCGAGAAGGACCGCCGGGTCATTCGCGAATGCCTCAGCCTGGAGGCCGCCGGCTTCGACGTGACGGTGATCGCACCGCGCGGTGACCGTGGTCTCAAAGTCCTGCCCGGCAGCCAGCGGACCCGGCTGCGGCCCTACCCGGTGCTGCTCTACGGCAGCGGGTTCGTCTCGTTCGCCGGGGAGTTCCTCTGGTCGTTCGTGTGGATCACCATCCGGCTGCTCGGCGAGATCTTCCGCGGCCGGGCGCAGGCCGTGCAGGTGTGCAACCCGCCGGATGTCTACTTCCCGCTCGCGCTGCTGGTCCGGGCGCTGGGCAAGCCGTGGGTGTTCGACCACCACGACCTCTCCCCCGAGGTGTACATCTCCCGCGGCGGCGATCCGAACCCGCTGGTCTCCCGGCTGCTGGTCGCCTTCGAGTGGCTGACGCTGCGCACCGCGACGGCGGTGTTCGCGACCAACGAGTCGTTCAAGGAGAACGCCGTGCGCCGCGGGGTCGACGCGGACAAGGTCACCGTGGTGCGCAACGGGCCCGCGCACGCCGAGATCGCCGGCAAGGCCGGACCCGACGGGGCCCGGGCGGACGGCCCGCATCGCGTCGTATATCTGGGCGTTTTCGGTCCACAGGACAATGTCGAGGGTGCCGTGCTGGCCGCCGAGGAGCTGATCCGGCTGCGCGGCCGCACCGGCTGGCGGATGGTCCTGGCCGGTGACGGCGAGACCGCCGCCGCGCTGCGCGAGCTGGCCACCGCGCGCGGCCTGACCGACGTGGTGGAGTTCACCGGCTGGCTCAACGGTCCGGAGGTGGACGCGCTGCTGCGCGACGCCACCGTGGCCATCCAGCCCGACCTGCCGACCCGGATGAACCAGCTGTCCACCATGGCCAAGACGGTGGAGTACCTGGGCCGCGGGGTGCCGGTGGTCGCCGTCGACCTGATCGAGACGCGGGCCAGCGTCGGCGACGCCGGGCTCTACGTGAAGACCGGCGACCCGGCCGAGTTCGCCGAGGCGATCAACACGCTGCTCGACGACGCGGCGTTGCGCGAGCACATGCACCGGGTGGGCAAGGAGCGGTTCCGCGACTTCCTGTCCTGGGAGCACCAGGCCGAGAAGTACGTCGCGGTGTGGCGCCGCCTGCTGAAGGTGCCGGCCGCCACCATCCCGGGCCAGCGCCGGCCGGTCGGCGAGACCACCCCGGCGGACGTGCCGTGA